The Rhinopithecus roxellana isolate Shanxi Qingling chromosome 13, ASM756505v1, whole genome shotgun sequence genome contains a region encoding:
- the LOC104674576 gene encoding uncharacterized protein LOC104674576 yields MSLFFPPPGALLRLVAVSGFQLELALRPHSSFQCLRPVRPAPRWTPPRGPRLPPTRGRGWVPSSLTPPRALGLVRPGRGHRSSGHADASPWAPGPSPRRDFSAFASRLNRTTAAGFRPCALEQGAPPSAASCGTAPGSRAQERRVLSSGGAQCQRPHPLEGDPFKESPAPTSAA; encoded by the coding sequence ATGTCCCTCTTTTTTCCTCCGCCCGGCGCGCTCCTCCGGCTTGTCGCGGTCTCCGGGTTCCAGCTGGAGTTGGCGCTCCGCCCCCACAGCTCTTTCCAGTGTCTCAGACCTGTGCGCCCCGCCCCGCGCTGGACTCCGCCCCGGGGTCCCCGCCTTCCTCCTACTCGAGGCCGAGGGTGGGTGCCCAGCTCCCTCACCCCACCGCGTGCTCTCGGGCTGGTGCGTCCAGGACGCGGGCACCGTAGCTCCGGCCACGCTGACGCGAGTCCCTGGGCACCGGGGCCCTCCCCTCGCAGGGATTTCAGCGCCTTCGCATCCCGTCTGAATCGGACCACAGCAGCCGGGTTTCGACCGTGCGCTTTGGAACAGGGAGCACCGCCCTCTGCCGCCAGCTGTGGCACCGCACCCGGGTCGCGCGCGCAGGAGCGGAGAGTCCTGTCCTCCGGAGGTGCCCAGTGCCAGCGTCCACACCCACTTGAAGGTGACCCTTTCAAGGAAAGCCCGGCTCCGACAAGTGCGGCGTAG